A genomic segment from Betaproteobacteria bacterium encodes:
- a CDS encoding FkbM family methyltransferase, whose product MSFKTTLKWLLRSRSVSFVRNRFSAPNYNTAFEYHWHGAKLRYRPGTSDQDLIYEILLKTGKKADYWLPDDIKAEVILDIGANIGIASTYLAARFPKARIFAFEPVPANFAILRENVAQFKNVRPHSVALGRENGSFEMFTSDSESNLGGFSFHRAGSNVTQKVRVEVRSAESMMRELALDHADVIKIDTEGAEYDIITSLDKDFLNRVKWIYGELHGNRDFELLAYLSEHFDIGVKRTMGKRLFMFHARNKALPPLVH is encoded by the coding sequence ATGTCATTCAAAACAACATTGAAGTGGCTCCTTCGGTCGCGCTCCGTTTCTTTCGTGCGCAATCGATTCTCGGCGCCGAACTACAACACCGCCTTTGAGTATCACTGGCACGGCGCGAAGCTGCGGTATCGCCCCGGGACTAGCGATCAGGATCTGATCTACGAAATCCTTCTGAAGACGGGGAAAAAAGCGGACTATTGGTTGCCGGACGATATAAAGGCCGAAGTGATTCTGGATATCGGCGCGAATATTGGTATTGCTTCGACTTATCTGGCCGCCCGGTTTCCGAAAGCCCGGATTTTTGCGTTCGAACCGGTTCCGGCTAATTTCGCCATTCTCAGAGAGAATGTCGCGCAATTCAAGAATGTGCGGCCACATTCGGTCGCCCTGGGTCGCGAGAACGGCTCGTTCGAGATGTTCACTTCGGATTCAGAGTCGAATCTCGGCGGGTTTTCGTTTCACCGCGCCGGTAGCAATGTCACACAGAAGGTGCGTGTCGAAGTGCGCTCGGCAGAATCAATGATGCGGGAGCTTGCGCTCGATCATGCAGACGTGATCAAAATCGATACGGAAGGGGCCGAGTACGACATCATTACGAGCCTCGATAAAGATTTCCTGAACCGGGTCAAATGGATTTATGGCGAGTTGCACGGGAATCGCGACTTCGAACTTCTTGCTTATCTTTCAGAACACTTTGACATTGGCGTAAAGAGAACCATGGGTAAGCGGCTATTCATGTTTCATGCGCGAAACAAGGCCCTTCCTCCGCTCGTTCACTGA
- the lipA gene encoding lipoyl synthase — MTTTKVERQTGEQKTARNPVKIIPIAPLKKPDWIRVKSPSSQRFYEIKQALRDHKLHTVCEEASCPNIGECFGKGTATFMILGDLCTRRCPFCAVAHGRPLAPDAEEPANLAQTIAAMKLKYVVITSVDRDDLRDGGARHFADCIRAIRELSPQTRIEVLVPDFRGRLGIALEKLSANPPDVMNHNLETVPRLYKQARPGADYLNSLKLLKDFKAGFPDIPTKSGLMLGLGETDDEILQVMRDLRDHDVEMLTLGQYLQPTRGHLPVLRYVEPARFNQFEQEALAMGFRHAACGPLVRSSYHADQQAHDAGVA; from the coding sequence ATGACCACGACGAAAGTCGAACGCCAGACCGGTGAACAGAAGACGGCACGCAACCCGGTCAAGATCATCCCGATCGCGCCGCTGAAAAAGCCGGACTGGATTCGCGTCAAATCGCCGAGCAGCCAGCGTTTCTACGAAATCAAGCAGGCGCTGCGCGACCACAAATTGCATACGGTGTGCGAAGAGGCCTCCTGCCCGAACATCGGCGAGTGCTTCGGCAAAGGCACAGCGACGTTCATGATCCTCGGCGACCTGTGCACACGCCGCTGCCCGTTTTGCGCCGTCGCGCACGGCCGCCCGCTCGCGCCCGACGCGGAAGAACCCGCCAATCTGGCGCAGACCATCGCCGCAATGAAACTCAAGTATGTGGTCATCACCAGCGTCGACCGCGACGATCTGCGCGATGGTGGCGCCCGGCATTTCGCCGACTGCATCCGCGCGATACGCGAGCTATCGCCGCAGACTCGCATCGAAGTGCTGGTGCCGGATTTTCGCGGGAGGCTGGGAATTGCGCTGGAGAAGTTATCGGCCAACCCGCCGGACGTGATGAACCACAATCTGGAAACCGTGCCGCGGCTCTACAAGCAGGCGCGGCCCGGGGCCGACTATCTGAATTCGCTGAAACTGCTGAAAGACTTCAAGGCGGGTTTCCCGGACATCCCGACCAAGTCCGGCCTGATGCTCGGACTGGGCGAAACCGACGACGAGATTCTGCAAGTGATGCGCGACCTGCGCGACCACGACGTGGAAATGCTCACGCTGGGCCAGTATCTGCAGCCGACCCGCGGCCACTTGCCGGTGTTGCGCTACGTCGAGCCGGCGCGCTTCAACCAGTTCGAGCAGGAAGCGCTGGCCATGGGCTTCCGCCATGCAGCCTGCGGACCGCTGGTGCGCTCCAGCTACCACGCCGACCAGCAGGCGCACGACGCAGGCGTGGCTTAA
- the lipB gene encoding lipoyl(octanoyl) transferase LipB — protein sequence MSNEVRGSRFESKNPRDADLSALGPRPSALIRRLGLTEYEDVWRQMKEFTLARNADTPDELWQVEHLPVYTLGVAAKPEHLPRTDNGIPLVRTDRGGQITYHGPGQIVIYTLLDLRRRNLGVRALVRRLEQAVIELLEGYRIDANGRDDAPGVYVAGAKIAALGLRVRNGCCYHGLSLNVDMDLTPFGAINPCGYPGLEVTQLRDLGVSDPAEAIAEKLLDRLAAGI from the coding sequence ATGAGTAACGAGGTTCGAGGTTCGAGGTTCGAGAGCAAGAACCCGCGAGATGCGGACCTCTCGGCCCTCGGCCCTCGGCCCTCGGCCCTGATTCGCCGGCTCGGCCTGACGGAATACGAAGACGTCTGGCGACAGATGAAGGAATTCACTCTCGCGCGCAATGCGGATACGCCCGACGAACTCTGGCAAGTCGAGCATCTGCCCGTGTATACACTCGGCGTAGCGGCCAAGCCCGAGCATCTCCCGCGAACGGACAACGGCATCCCGCTGGTCAGGACGGACCGCGGTGGGCAGATCACTTATCACGGTCCGGGACAAATTGTGATCTACACCCTGCTCGACCTGCGCCGGCGCAATCTCGGCGTGCGCGCGCTGGTGCGAAGGCTGGAGCAGGCGGTGATAGAATTGCTGGAGGGTTATCGCATCGATGCAAACGGACGCGACGATGCGCCGGGCGTTTATGTCGCCGGCGCCAAGATCGCGGCGCTCGGTCTGCGGGTACGCAACGGTTGCTGCTATCACGGACTGAGCCTGAACGTGGACATGGACCTGACGCCGTTCGGCGCGATCAATCCTTGCGGTTACCCCGGACTTGAAGTCACGCAACTACGCGATCTCGGCGTCTCCGACCCGGCCGAGGCCATTGCCGAAAAATTGCTCGACAGACTTGCAGCAGGAATCTGA
- a CDS encoding DUF493 domain-containing protein: MAQESLIEYPTDFPIKIMGRREPRLVQTIVEIVQRHAPGFDATTVEMRISKKNNYLSVTCTVRATSREQLDALYRDLCDHPAIVMVL; the protein is encoded by the coding sequence ATGGCACAGGAATCCCTGATCGAGTATCCCACCGACTTCCCGATCAAGATCATGGGAAGGCGCGAACCCCGTCTGGTGCAGACTATCGTTGAAATCGTGCAACGCCATGCCCCCGGTTTCGACGCGACCACGGTGGAAATGCGCATCAGCAAGAAGAACAACTATCTGAGCGTGACCTGCACCGTGCGTGCCACGTCGCGCGAACAGCTCGATGCGCTGTATCGCGATCTTTGCGATCATCCGGCGATCGTGATGGTCTTATGA
- a CDS encoding D-amino acid aminotransferase — protein sequence MIYLNGEFMPIEQARIPVLDRGFIFGDGVYEVIPVYSRHPFRLAEHLRRLQDSLNSIKLVNPHDDQTWMRLIRRLVELNKPEDQSLYMHITRGPAKRDHAFPKDITPTVFLMSNPLTTPPRQQVIDGVGAITAVDNRWLRCDIKAIALLPNVLLRQEAVEAGCVEAVLLRDGFMTEGAASNIFVVRGGVMLAPPKNHLMLPGITYDVVLELARANGIRHEVREIPEAELRSAQEIWLTSSTREVLAIARLDDAPVGKGKPGPMFARMYALYQDYKNQVMRSG from the coding sequence GTGATCTATCTGAACGGCGAATTCATGCCGATCGAACAGGCGCGTATTCCGGTGCTCGATCGCGGCTTCATTTTCGGCGACGGCGTTTACGAGGTGATTCCGGTGTATTCGCGCCATCCTTTCCGGCTGGCCGAGCATTTGCGGCGCCTGCAGGACAGCCTGAACAGCATCAAGCTCGTCAATCCGCACGACGACCAAACCTGGATGCGCTTGATCAGACGTCTGGTGGAATTGAACAAACCGGAAGACCAGTCGCTCTACATGCATATCACGCGCGGACCGGCGAAGCGCGACCATGCCTTTCCGAAAGATATCACGCCGACCGTCTTCCTGATGAGCAATCCCCTGACAACCCCGCCGCGGCAACAGGTAATCGACGGCGTAGGCGCGATCACTGCGGTGGACAATCGCTGGCTGCGTTGCGACATCAAGGCAATCGCGCTGCTGCCGAACGTGCTGCTGCGCCAGGAGGCAGTCGAAGCCGGGTGCGTGGAAGCCGTACTGCTGCGCGACGGGTTCATGACCGAAGGCGCCGCCAGCAATATTTTTGTGGTCAGGGGCGGCGTCATGCTGGCGCCACCGAAAAACCATCTGATGTTGCCAGGCATCACTTACGACGTGGTGCTGGAATTGGCACGGGCGAACGGCATTCGCCACGAAGTCCGGGAAATCCCGGAAGCCGAACTGCGCAGTGCGCAGGAAATCTGGCTGACTTCCTCCACCAGGGAAGTGCTGGCGATTGCACGACTGGACGACGCGCCGGTCGGCAAGGGGAAGCCAGGCCCGATGTTCGCTCGGATGTATGCGCTTTATCAGGACTACAAGAACCAAGTCATGCGTTCGGGCTGA